One region of Cydia pomonella isolate Wapato2018A chromosome 9, ilCydPomo1, whole genome shotgun sequence genomic DNA includes:
- the LOC133521049 gene encoding uncharacterized protein LOC133521049, giving the protein MFSKLYNSATVAWRPALPALMGPRYTTHSFLAPRAPSQVPTRFMNFGLASQYSNNRIPDRLRMMYAMKHYWETIPLFVVCIFDVIIVFAACLYACKSRVELQFVHSRNNSISRTMDMRYPTVHKHLVLHQRYEPWPELQDVLDKMTAAEKRLKTRMDSCKTP; this is encoded by the exons ATGTTCTCAAAATTGTATAACAGTGCTACCGTGGCGTGGCGTCCGGCGTTGCCCGCGCTTATGGGGCCTCGGTACACCACACACAGTTTCCTGGCACCTAGGGCCCCATCTCAGGTGCCAACACGCTTTATGAACTTTGGTCTAGCAAGCCAGTATAGCAACAACAGGATACCCGATAGGCTCAGAATGATGTATGCGATGAAACACTACTGGGAGACTATACCGTTGTTCGTTGTGTGTATCTTTGATGTAATCATCGTGTTTGCGGCATGCTTGTACGCTTGTAAAAGTCGG GTGGAGTTGCAATTCGTCCACAGCCGGAACAACTCGATCTCCCGTACCATGGACATGCGGTACCCCACGGTCCACAAGCACTTGGTGCTGCACCAGCGCTACGAGCCCTGGCCAGAGCTGCAGGACGTGCTGGATAAGATGACGGCGGCCGAGAAGCGGTTGAAGACTCGCATGGATTCTTGCAAAACACCTTAG